From the Pyramidobacter porci genome, one window contains:
- a CDS encoding C-GCAxxG-C-C family (seleno)protein, with amino-acid sequence MRDCSKECQRGAAPDRWLDGLDAMVAELHAGQRFCCSQTVLAIGMRRLGIDDPDLLRAMEGFCGGACDGACGALAGGAALMGLYLGKGTEREPRSETIRQYVKELTETFCAYWKGTTCESIVHGEAELRKRICPNVIAGAVEMVWSILGEHGLDLDRRRIDRMPRQ; translated from the coding sequence ATGCGCGACTGTTCCAAAGAGTGTCAGCGCGGCGCCGCCCCGGACCGGTGGCTGGACGGCCTCGACGCGATGGTGGCGGAACTCCATGCGGGGCAGCGTTTCTGCTGTTCCCAGACGGTGCTGGCTATCGGCATGAGGCGGCTGGGGATCGACGATCCCGACCTGCTCCGCGCCATGGAGGGATTCTGCGGCGGGGCCTGCGACGGCGCCTGCGGCGCGCTGGCGGGAGGCGCCGCGCTGATGGGGCTGTACCTCGGCAAAGGCACGGAGCGGGAGCCGCGCAGCGAAACGATCAGGCAGTACGTCAAAGAACTGACGGAGACGTTCTGCGCCTACTGGAAGGGAACGACCTGCGAGAGCATCGTCCACGGCGAGGCCGAGCTGCGCAAGCGTATCTGCCCGAACGTCATCGCCGGCGCCGTGGAAATGGTCTGGAGCATCCTCGGCGAGCACGGGCTCGACCTTGACCGGCGCAGAATCGACCGCATGCCGCGGCAATAA